The stretch of DNA AAAGCCTACAACCATATATGATAACATCGCATCAACGAATCAAAGATCAAAACACAAGTTGAACTTCTATTATGTTCaaaaactttcaaacttccaaccaagcgtctgattcaagcctaacctaTCCAGATTAACTCCAAACTTtaaacacaagtttcaaatgataaaataaacCTATTCTAAGTTCTGGAACAACAATTTGAatttgatatcatcaaagtcaactccttgtCAAATATAGTGATATTTCTCTATCACGTTAAGAATGTATGTGGTGTTTCTTTATCATTTCAATTTGGTATAGAGCTATAATATACAGGTCCCATGTTGACAACTTTATCGGGACCAAGATTTAACCAATGGGAAGATTCTTGGTACAAGAAGATAAAGAAACGAGATAAAATGAATATCTTTTCCACACTAGACGTACCTTCTATGGAAAAGTTTGATTGTGGGAGTCACATAAATATCATTTCTGAAGAGATGATTATTAAATTTGGGTTGTCCACCAAACTTCATCCATATCATTACAGCATCGATGTCGAAGTTGATGATGATTTAGAGGTAACTCGTCAATGCCTAGTCtctttttctattggcaagatcTTTAACGACCATATTTAGTATGACATAGTGAAGATGGAGGCTTGTCCCTTATTACTTGCAAGACCATGGGTGTATGATAGGTGTGGTAAATATGATGAAGACCTTAATACCTATTCTTTCTAAAGGTGGGTGTAAGATTATTTTAGTACCATTGAATCCAAAAGAAATTGCTAAAAGTTTGATGTCCAAGGATGATTCTTTTGAGACCAAATTGCAAACAATTGGTCCAATCAATAGAGAGGAGTCTTTGAATGATGGTATTACTATGGAAGAGCACAAGGAGGAGGAGCATGCAGTAGATCGACAAGTTGAGAATTTACCTCTGAAATTTGATGATGATCCGTTGGAGCATCGCTTATGTGAGCTTAACTTCCCAACTAATAGAAATACTTAATATAATATCGATTTAATTGTTGATTCTATCCTTCCAAAGGAGGCATCATATTGCATTAATCCAAAAGTCCATACAATTTTGCAAACACAAGAGGAATGTTTGCTTAAAAGGGAGTCCATAATGGAGGATTTGAGTCAGATTTTGTTCCAACTTTTTTAGTGACTCCAAAGGATGAATATTTTAAAGCATATGTAGGAAAAGAAGATCTCAACACAAATTTCATCACTAGATATGATCTAATTAGATATGAGAGTGAGAtacattatttttttaaattagcCCATTGTTCGCAATAAATTTTCGTCGTATGGAAAATAAACTGCAACaaaaaataatatgaagaaaaaagaaattttattgataaatatttatgAGTACAATTCTTTTAATCCCTTGATTGTCCTCTATGAAATTCTCCGTGATTCGAGGGCTTGAGAAATGTTTTTCTCTAATGTAGGATGTTGTAGACCTCATTGTGATGTATTTAATCGCCAAGAACGTCGAGCAACACTTTGTTATTTTGGGTTGATCTCTGGGAAGAACTCCGTTGACCACACCTTTGTAGAAGAACTTTGCATTTGATGATTGATCTCTCTTTTTGTGGATGCCTTCACCAATTGCGGAATGCTCTTCTCCAACTCTGAATGTCTCGAGAGAGAGTTAtgtaacccctctatttatattTGTAGAGGATGGACAGTCCAGTTATATAGAAACTCTCTTACTTGATTCTGATTGGCTCATGTGAGTCATCAAACTCATCTCACAAGCTATGTGATAAGGTTGCTTGTGATTGGCTAAGACATGTCATTTTAGCCACTTGGTGACCTGTGGTTGATTCTTGCTTTTGACTTGGATTGCCACATCATTTAACACATGGCGTCATCCTTTTGGCTTGCAGTTTGACTAGATATGCCATGTCACTTGATACATGGAATGAGCCTGGGACTTAAGATGAGATGGACCTTGggcttgaaaataataaaatggactAATTTACTTTGTAAAGtccaaaataattatttaaccCAATTgaatttaatccaaattttgtaGATTAcatccaataaattttatatgtctaCATATGCCCCTACTTCAAGATTTGTCGAGGTGTAGATTTGACGAACCATAGAGACGCGACTTGAAGTACCCGCGCAGGTCATCGTTTTAGGTGAAGACAATTTGTTCGATAACATTCTCACCTAAAATAAATTGTGGAATGTTTACTCACGTCCAACTCCTCCCTTATTTTGTagaataaatacttaatttaatTAAATGATCCTTAATTACATAATATACTCGTTGGGACAAAATTAGtatgttcaaacattcagtaaGCTCGAATGAATCCAATTACATTCCATGTATACAACAAATTAATTTGTATGATCACTCCAAGTACATTTACTTAGCTAAAGGTTCAAATGCCACATAGGGGTCTTTGTAGGTAACTTGATCGCCTCTCTTGGATTGACGTGAGAAGGTAAGGAACTTGACTTCTCCCGTGCGTTTGGCCAACCTAAGCTGGAAACAActcttcaattattttttaaaaatactaaatTGTTGGACTCCTTCCTTGTACTACATAACTACTTGGCTTGATCCTTTTTCTATGAAAAATGATTCCTTTGAAATTTTCAGTCTCGATCAACTTCTTATTCCCCGACTTTATAGAGGCAAAGTTTTTGTTTTCTTTGGCTTATTCAAATACTTCTCAGAAGTTACCTTCTAATGAATATTTACCATTAAAACCTTTCAAGTCGAACAAGAATTTCCTATTTTACTTTAAGAAGAATTCATTTTTCATAAGAAAAATTCCACCACCTGAAACAATCTATATAAGTGATCTTTGTTGCCTTTACCTTGACATACGAGAGCCGTGAATATAGGGTTCCTTTCACGCTGAACAAGGCTGCTCGTAGTCtactttcacttctttctttgtTTATTTCTTCCTCTAAAATAGAAAGAATATCAGTCATGCCTTTTTTCAATTGCAGTACTAGTCAGCCAGCTTTGTACCCTTGCGAAAACGAATTCATATTTTGCTGTAGGAGACTTCAAAACATGAGCCGCTTGTTTCTACCGAAACTAGACTCATAGGACTAAGACATAGCAAAAAATCAGCACGAGTCTCCTTTTGTATCAGCTGAAATTAATTTTCGAAGTTGATCTAGACGTCTGGCCCGTGTTGATCTCACAACTTTACGCACTCTCAACAAAAGATTCATCACTTGAGATCGCAGAATCCAAATCGTAAGCCGATTGATTCTAATGATTCTAGACTCAAAGAAATCCAACATATCAAAAATTAACAGCAAAATGCCTTATGTATTGTCTGGAATTAATTTTGAAGTTGGCATACGCGTTTGGCCCGCTGATCTCACAGATCTGCGCCCTCTCGGCGAAAAAAGTCTTATCTCGAAATAGGAGCGTCCAAATCACAAGCCATTTATGGCTTTGCAATTTTGACTCCTGGAGCTACAACATATGTAGAACTTACAGTCAGGATGTCCTTAGGTTTTTCCATATAATTTTCTGAATCTGGAACACGAGTTCCGACATGCTGGTTCGATTTTCTTTCAGCTTTGCATGCTCTGTTAGGAGTATCCGTACTACGAGATGTTTGCACCATTGGGAAGAAGACTCGGAGAGATACAACATATATAAAACTCGAATCTCCAGCCCTTTTTATCTAGATACAACAAATCTTTGAATCAAGCGCTGAAATCGATAGGATTGTTCTAGCAGCATActtctttttccttctttcttttttgcaGGTTTGGAAAAGATATACATGGCGAGTTCTCCAATACGCATCATGAGAAGAAGCGGATGATCACCACTCTTTTTTGTAGGGAAGATGTTCATGAAGCATACGTTCCATCGAGATTTGACTGAGAAGTGCACGTCACAATGCTCACCATCTGCATTGAAGCGTCGTGTCATTGCCACTGGTTCTTGTTGCGGAGTGAAAGCTCCATGCCATTGTCTTTTTTTCTTGCACGTGGCTGGTGGAACTTCTGGTTTCGGATACTAAACGACCTAACTCATGGTCGACGCTAGAGATTAATGAGGCTCCCCAATTTTAACTCCCCTTTCCATGCTGATTAGTTTTAATCAAACTCTTTGTTACTCATGCTAACCCTTTTTCTTCTTTTCGTTTCTTAGAACGTGGGCTGTGGAGAAGTATTCATGAAGTAGCAAAACCACTAAACGAAATCAGCTATATCCCATGAAGCATTGGTCTGAAAGCAAAAAGTCTCAGTTAGTGCACCGAATGCGTCTATTGTCGTTAACAAACCCAACCAGCAGGAATCACACGTAGAAGCATACAGTACTCTACAAGAAGATACCAGTAAGGCTTATGTAGAATTAAGCATCTTGTCATCAATATTGATACTTAATTGTGAACTGAGCTTTGAACCGTCGACACCAATCAACCATGTGAAATCAAAAACTTCATGTCGCCTGTATCGATATTTATTAGTGAATCTGAAGTGTCGTGCTGCTAATACGTCGTGCTATTGGCACTGAGgactttcaaaatattttttttgcatGATTTTGAAAGAGTTCCAATGATCTTGATATCCCTAGGAAGATGCATTGTTAGCGAACCACTCATCTCTTTATTGCGGCTTGGCGAGAGAGAAGTGTCCTTTCAAACTCGGCGATGAAATCCCTACTCTTGGAGGCTTAGAGAGACCATATTCCTTCATTGGCAAGCGCAACATGTACCACATCGTGTCATTGCAGGCTGACGAGGAAGACAACTGGAGTAGGCCTTTCCAACTTTGGTAAGCAAGCACCTGGCGCATGTCTGCTGCTTTGACTTCATAGCATTTCATGCTCTCATTAAGAAAAATCGTATCGTAGACTAGGAGTGTCAAAACTGCAATCCGCTTTATTCTACAAAATTAAAATTTGCACGACAGTGACATATCCAAAATATTAGGCCAAATTCCATCAGGACAAGTAGGAATGAACTTTTGAAGGCGATGCACAAGTGTGTCATTTCGACTTCACAGCACTGCATGCTGTCATTGGAAAGTACATAACTCAAACTAGGAACGTCCAATTAGCAAGACATTTGTGCCATCAAAAAGAAATGTTTGAGCCTTGAAAACCTGAAAATATTGAGGCAGAACCCCTTTTAGATTGGCCACAATATTATTTTGAAGTTGCTCCTAATGTCTGCTTTGCTGCTTTTCAACTTTGTGCACTCTCATCGAGAAATTCATATCTCGAGCTTCGGGTGTCGGAATCGCAAACCATCTATACTGTTGGAAAGAAACTTCGAAAAATCACAATATCTGCAAATACCAGGGCAAAATCATTTTAGAACGCCCGCAATAATATTTTAAAGTTGTTGTAGACATCTGCCGCACTTGATTTCCGGATTTACGCACTCTAGATAAAGAAAATTATATCTTGGGATAGGAACATCAATATCACAAGCCGTTTATGCCACGGGAAAGAAGCCTTAGAGATAAGAAAATCCTCAAAATATCACAGAAGTATTCCTTCCAGATTGGCCGCAGAAATTTCTTGAATTTTATCTAGACGTCTACCTTTCTACTTTTCAGCTTTGCGCGCTCCAGTGGAAAAATTTATATATCAATTTAGGAGACTCCAAATTGCTATCCGTTTGTGCCGTTAGAAAGTAAACTCACAGAGAATCTCTTATGAATTTCATGGAAAAAATCCTTTTGGACTTGAAACATAAAATGCTCAAAATACGACCTAGCTGCAGTAAACTTTCAGATTTGTATGGTCCCGACTCAAAAATTGTATCTTAAGCTAGGAGCCTCCAAATCGCAAATGGTTTGTGTTGTTGAAAATTAGACATCTAAATCTACAACATATAAAATGTTAGGGGCGGAACGTCTTCTAGATGGATTGTTGTAGTTTTCCAAAATTGATCTTGTTGTCCGTTGAGCTCGCTCTCCAGCTCTATGCTCTCTGAGTTGTCCTACGAAAGTTATTTTTTTCTCTTGAAATTGACTTTACAGTTTTGCATGTAGTAACTTTAGCTATCATGCTTCACAAATCTTATctctttatttatttcttttgcaTACTCGCAAAGAAGTTCAAAGGGGTCCAGATATCAATCTGAGATGTCATTCAAAATGCGGATCCACCCCTTCACCAACTGTTGCACTTGATTTATTCACACTCTTGAAGTTCGTCAATGGCGGCTCTCATGGTGAGTGAAGGTTTTTCAAGAGAGACGATTTCTCGTGTATGGGACCTTCAACCAATACTTGCACAAGAGAAACAAACTATCATGCACAAGGCCTAACAATAAGATATGTGGTCAAGAGATCATCACAACTACTGAATGCGATACGCGTACATTGAGGATAGTGTATTAAACATGTAGATATCATATGGACTTGGAAGAAGCATTCAAGACGAGTCGAAAACAAAGCCTAGTTTACGATCATTTTCATGACTTAGGCCTTTGTATAGGAAAACATCTAATCCCTTTTGTCTCTACACTTTTAGATGTATCAATTTTGTATCATTGAAGCAATAAAATATCTTTTATACTTCAACGCtaattgtcttcttttcctcaTTTATATATGCCTCCACATTTGGATTGAGTTAGTGTGATGATCCCATAAGCcaaactttttctttttaaactcatgcgactgaacttagaatgaaagTCTAAGCTGCCTatgtacctcggtgaagaggatcaagtcataacaTAGTTCTGAGGGATGAGTTTGTTTTTTGGTTCTTTTTTTGtcacttttgcctaggccgcctcttccgaggttttcaacctagcagactttctttttatttttttggccatacacagtttagactcatgcgggccaGGAGTATAGCAacgtgcagtttaggctcatgcatcaAGGAGCATCATGACTTACAGTTTAGGCTCGTACGTTGAGGAGCGTAGATGACTTTCATGGGAAGTATTGCTTCAGAAACTTTCCGTTGATTGGACCAACTCTGAGACCATCCTTATTAATGATTTTGTATGCGTCATTTGAATAGGCTTCCTTCACAACATATGGCACATCCTATTTTGAGGTAAACTTGTCGCCTATGCATTAGCTAAGGAATATGGGTGTTCGAACAGCTAGGACTGAGTCTCCCACTAGAATGAACTTTCTTGTTGAAGGGTCTAGCTAGTTGAGCTTGATAGAACTCCAATTTTTGTTGCGCTTGCAATCTTTTCTCATCAAATGCCTCTAAATCTACTAGGCAAAGTTGAGCATTCTCTTCGGACATGAGTCCTTGGATTGCGATCCGCAATGATAGAATTTGTTGCTCCAACAGAAGGACTGCTTCTACTACATACACCAACAAGTAAGGAGTTGCTTGTGTAGTAGTTCTAAAGGTTGTCTGGTATGCCCATAAAGCGTCACCAATTTTCTCATGACAATCTCTCTTGTTCGTtgcaacaactttcttcaaaaggtTACTAAGCGTCTTGTTCAAAGTTTCAGCAAGGCCATTGGTAGGTGCATTATACATTGAAGACTTATGTTGCTTGAAACAAAATTTCGCGCATAAACTCCTCACGAGCTTGTTGTAAAATGGTGCAGTTCTAAAGGTTGTCTGGTATGCCCACAAAGCTTCACCAATTTTCTCATGAaaatctctctttttctttgcaacaactttcttcaaaaggtTACTAAGCGTCTTGTTCAAAGTTTCAGCAAGGCCATTGGCGGGTGCATTATACATTGAAGACTGATGTTGCTTGAAACAAAATTTCGCGCATAAACTCCTTATGAGCTTGTTGTAAAATGGTGCAGTTCTAAAGGTTGTCTGGTATGCCCACAAAGCTTCACCAATTTTCTCATGACAGTCTCTCTTGTTCTTTACAACAATGTTCTTCAAAAGGTTACCAAGCCTCTTGTTCAAAATTTCAGCAAGGCCATTGGCAGGTGCATTATACATTGAAGACTTATGTTTCCTAAAACCAAATTTCTTGCATAAACTCCTCACGAGCTTGTGGTAAAATGGTGTTCCATTATCAATGATTATGTATCTTGGTACGTTGTACCTAAAAATTATGTTCGACTTGATAAAATTGGCAACAGTTTCCTTTTTTACTTCCTTGAGTGAAACAGCTTCAGCCCATCTAGAGAATTAGTCTGTGGTAGCCAATATGTACATCTGTCCCTTTGATGACTTTGGAAGCGACCCAACAACGTCAAGTCCTCATGCATCAAAGGCCATGAAGCTATAGTTAGATGGAGAGGCTCTGGAAGTTGGTTAATATAGTTGGCATGGAATGGACACACTTGACATCTTTTGGCGTGTTCCATGCAATCTTTAACCATAGCCCATCATCTTGATGCAAAAATGGAGCTTAGGACCAGATTATTGTGCTCCACATGAGCCCGAATGTGCTTCCTCTATCACTTGGTGGGCTTCTTCTTTGTCAAGACTT from Nicotiana tomentosiformis chromosome 11, ASM39032v3, whole genome shotgun sequence encodes:
- the LOC138901469 gene encoding uncharacterized protein; the encoded protein is MYNAPANGLAEILNKRLGNLLKNIVVKNKRDCHEKIGEALWAYQTTFRTAPFYNKLIRSLCAKFCFKQHQSSMYNAPANGLAETLNKTLSNLLKKVVAKKKRDFHEKIGEALWAYQTTFRTAPFYNKLVRSLCAKFCFKQHKSSMYNAPTNGLAETLNKTLSNLLKKVVATNKRDCHEKIGDALWAYQTTFRTTTQATPYLLVYVVEAVLLLEQQILSLRIAIQGLMSEENAQLCLVDLEAFDEKRLQAQQKLEFYQAQLARPFNKKVHSSGRLSPSCSNTHIP